DNA sequence from the Paenibacillus physcomitrellae genome:
ACCCGATCAAACGGGTTCTTGCGCTCTCTGCGTCATCTTCGGTTTTAAAATACGCTTGAATATGCCTGGACATGAAGATCACTTCCTTTTCTTATTTTTGGTATATTCACAGCACCTTCAGCAGTTCCCGGACAAACGCAGGTTCATCTTTAGGAGTACGGGAGGAAATGAAGTTGCTGTCCACCACGACTTCCTCATCGACAAAATTAGCACCGGCGTTCACCATATCATCCTGAAGCGGAGGATATGAAGTAATCGTTCTGCCTCTCAGCAAACCTGCGCTGGCCAGAATCTGTGGTCCATGGCAGATCGCCGCTACCGGTTTCTTCGAGGCATCAAACGCCTTGACAAATTCAAGTACGTTTGGATCCAGCCGTAAATTTTCCGGCGAAGAACCGCCCGGGATCACCACGGCATCGTAATCGTCTGCTTTGACATCCGTAATGGCTTTGTCTGTTGTATATTCGGCTTTCCCTTGCTTGCCTTTTAAAGTTTCGCCTGCTTTAAGGCCAATAATATCGACCTCATGTCCGGCTTGCTTCACTTCATCGTAGGGCACTTGCATTTCGGAATCCTCAAACTGGCTCGCGAGTAAAAACGCTACTTTGCTCATCGTTACCGATCTCCCTTCCAGCGGTGTTAATCGTTCCAATTTTTATTACCCTTCCCGTTCCTTTTTCTAACAACTCCGGACTTTCGGCAAGCTGCACAGGCATCAATCTGCAACCAGCATGAGCATGAAGAGGGAAAAAGGCACCCAAACCTGGATGCCTTCGATGGTTATTCCTCTACAGTCATTGTTGGTCTTACTGCTTTGGTCAAGGCTGCTTACCCTCTCAGCATAAACGGCTGCCCCGGTTCGAGCTGCCGCTTCGCGGTCTGCTTGCTTGGAGCGCCGTTTCCCGTCCATCCCCGGCCATACGGCTAAGCTCAGCCGCTTCACGGATATTTCCTGGAAAATAAAGAGCGGCCTGGCAGCAAGCTGCAGGTTTATCCGATTGTCGCAATGAGACGAACCCCTTTGCTAATTCATTCTCTTAAAGAATGCCCGAAACAAAAAACCTCTATGCAGGTTAACGCCAGGACCAAGACCATAGCGTTTTGCATAGAGGTTCTAATTCATTTCTGAGGACTTTCCACCCAAAGCGTCACCGGGCCCCAGTTCACCAGTTCTACGTCCATATCGGCTCCAAAGCGGCCAGTTTCCACGGTCAGTCCTTTGGCCCGCAGCAGCTCATTAAAGCGATTATACAGCGGTTCAGCCGCTTCTCCGCCCGCTGCCTGGCTGTAGCTCGGCCGTTTGCCCTTCCGCGTGTCGCCATATAACGTAAATTGGGAAACAGACAGGATGCTGCCGCCGATGTCCAGCACGCTGAGGTTCATTTTCCCGTCTTCATCGTCAAAAATGCGCAGCCCGGATATTTTCTCAACCAAATAGGCGGCGTCAGACTCCTGATCGTCATGAGTTATGCCGACAAGGAGCATTAACCCGGTTCCAATCCGGCCCGTGACTTCTCCTTCTACTGTTACCTGCGCCCGCTTGCAGCGCTGTACAAGTACCCGCATGCTCCAATCTCCTTACTGCTTTTATTGCATGATCCGGTGAACGGAATAAACATCCTGCACCCGTTTGATCTTTTCTACGACGGCCTGCAAATGATCCGTATTGCGAATGAGGATCGTCATATGGATCAACGCAAGTTTATTTTTATCAGACCGGCCTGAAACAGCCGAAATATTGGTTTTGCTTTCGGACACCGCCTGAAGCACCTCATTCAGCAGGCCTCTGCGGTCATGTCCCGTAATTTCAATATCAACGCTGTAGTTGGCTTCAACTGCCTCTTCCCACTCTACATCGATAACACGCGCTGCTTCCCCATCATCTCCGCCCGGGATGTTCGGACAATCTCTGCGGTGGACAGATACGCCTCTTCCCCGGGTGATATAGCCGATGATATCGTCACCTGGTACAGGATTACAGCAGCGGGCGAAACGGACAAGCAGGTTATCGACACCTTTGACCTTAACCCCGTTGGTTGGCCGGTGCTTCTTCTCATCCGGCTGGGCTTTAACTTCCTTAACTTCGGAGGAAAGCTCAATTTGCCCCGCCTCTTCCTGCTCCTTGCGGAGCTTCTCGGTCAGCTTCGTACAGCATTGGGCAGCCGTTAAGCCGCCAAAACCGATAGCTGACAGCATATCGTCAATATCGTTAAAAGCAAACTTCCGGGCCGCATCGAGCAGCTTGTCATCCGTCATTAAGGAAGATGGCTCGTAACCGGCGCGCTTTAATTCGCGTTCGATTAAATCTCGACCTTTTTCGACATTTTCTTCGCGTTTTTCTTTCTTGAACCACTGCTTGATCTTGCTCCGCGCATGGGAAGACTGGGCGATTTTGAGCCAATCCTGGCTGGGTCCATAAGAATGTTTGGAAGTTAAAATCTCGACGATGTCGCCGTTCTTGAGTCTGTGATCCAGCGGTACGATCCGGCCATTAACCTTGGCCCCGATCGTCCGATTGCCGACCTCCGTA
Encoded proteins:
- a CDS encoding type 1 glutamine amidotransferase domain-containing protein; translation: MSKVAFLLASQFEDSEMQVPYDEVKQAGHEVDIIGLKAGETLKGKQGKAEYTTDKAITDVKADDYDAVVIPGGSSPENLRLDPNVLEFVKAFDASKKPVAAICHGPQILASAGLLRGRTITSYPPLQDDMVNAGANFVDEEVVVDSNFISSRTPKDEPAFVRELLKVL
- the dtd gene encoding D-aminoacyl-tRNA deacylase, which translates into the protein MRVLVQRCKRAQVTVEGEVTGRIGTGLMLLVGITHDDQESDAAYLVEKISGLRIFDDEDGKMNLSVLDIGGSILSVSQFTLYGDTRKGKRPSYSQAAGGEAAEPLYNRFNELLRAKGLTVETGRFGADMDVELVNWGPVTLWVESPQK